The window CCGTACGTGGAGAAGTCGATCGAAAGTTTGACCACCGAGGGCCTGCTCGGCCTGGTGATGGCGGTCCTGGTCATCCTGGTGTTCCTGCTGTCGGTGCGGTCCACCCTGGTCACCGCGGTCTCGATCCCGCTCTCCGTGGTGGTCGCCCTGATCGCGCTCTGGATCGGCGACTACTCGCTCAACCTGCTCACCCTCGGCGCGCTGACCATCGCGGTGGGCCGGGTGGTGGACGACTCGATCGTCGTCCTGGAGAACATCAAACGGCACCTCGGGTACGGGGAGGACAAGCGCGGGGCCATCATCACCGGCGTACGCGAGGTCTCCGGGGCGGTGACCGCCTCCACCCTCACCACGGTCGCGGTGTTCGCGCCGATCGCCCTGGTCGGCGGCTTCGTCGGGCAGATCTTCGCCCCGTTCGCGATCACCGTCACGGTGGCCCTGCTCGCCTCGCTGGTGGTCTCGCTGACCGTCATCCCGGTGCTCGCGTACTGGTTCCTCAAGCCGGCAGCCGGTGGCGAGGGGGAGGCCGCGGTGCGCGCCGCCGCCGAGGAGAAGGAACTGCGCAGTCCGCTCCAGCGGGCGTACCTCCCGGTGATCGGTTTCGCGACCAAGCGCCGCTGGTCCACCGTGGCGATCGGCCTGGTGGTGCTCTTCGCGACGTTCGGTCTCTCCACCCAGCTCAAGACGAACTTCCTGGACGACTCCGGGCAGGACACCGTCAGCATCAGCCAGAAGATGCCGGTCGGCACCAGCCTGGCGACCACCGACGCCGCGGCCAAGCAGGTCGAGGGGATCCTGGCCAAGACCGACGGGGTCGAGACGTACCAGGTGACCGCCGGGGGCGGCGACAGCCCGTTTGGCGGTGGTGGCGGCGCCGCCAACGCGAGCTTCTCGGTGGCGCTGCACGAGGGGACCGAGGCCGGTCCGCTCAAGGACAAGCTGCGGGCCGAGTTCGACAAACTGAGCAACGCCGGTGAGATCACCTTCGGCGGCGGCAGCCAGTCGACCAACCAGCTCGCGGTGATCGTCCAGGCCGCCGACAACGACGTGCTGGCGCGGGCGACCGAGCAGGTACGCCAGGCGATGGTCGACACCCCCGAGGTGGAGGACGTCGAGAGCAGCCTGGCCGACAGCGCACCGCGGATCGACGTGACGGTGGACCGGGCCAAGGCGGCCCAGTTCGGGCTCTCCGAGGCGGCCGTCGGGCAGTTCGTCGGGCAGGCGTTCCGGGGCAGCCCGCTGGGGCAGGTGTCGCTCGGCAACGACCAGCAGGACGTGGTGCTGCGCTCCGGGTCCGCCCCGGCAACGGTGGACGAGCTCAAGGCGCTGCCGATCGGCCCGGTCAAGCTCGGTGACCTCGCCACGGTCAACGAGGTGGCCGGTCCGGTGTCGGTCACCCGGATCGACGGCGAGCGCAGTGTCACCGTCACCGGCACCGCCACCGGGGCCAACCTGGGCGCCACCAGCACCGAGCTGCAGAAGAAGCTGGACGCGCTGGACGTACCGGGGGCGACCTTCACCATCGGCGGGGTCACCGCCGAGCAGGCCGACGCCTTCGCCGACCTGGGGCTCGCCGTACTCGCCGCGATCGCGATCGTCTTCGTGATCATGGTGGCGACGTTCCGGAGCCTGATCCAGCCGCTGATCCTGCTGGTCTCGATCCCGTTCGCGGCCACCGGTGCGATCGGCCTGCTGCTGGTCACCGGTACGCCGCTCGGCGTACCGGCCCTGATCGGTGTGCTGATGCTGGTCGGCATCGTGGTGACGAACGCGATCGTGCTGCTCGACCTGATCAACCAGTACCGGGAACAGGGGCTGGGCGTGCAGGAAGCGGTGGTCGAGGGAGCACGGCGCCGGTTGCGGCCGATCCTGATGACCGCCATCGCGACCATCTTCGCCCTGCTGCCGATGGCGCTCGGTCTGACCGGTGAGGGCGGCTTCATCTCGCAGCCGCTCGCGGTCGTGGTGATCGGCGGTCTGCTCAGCTCGACCCTGCTCACCCTGGTGCTGGTGCCGACCCTCTACACCATGGTGGAGGGCCGCCGGGAGCGTCGCCGCGAGCGGCGCAACCTGGCCAAGGGCGACGGCGGCATCCCCTCCGGGCCGGAGCCGGCGCTGGTCGGCGCGGGCGCGCCGGTCACCGGTACGGCCGGCGGCACGACCGACGGGGGCGGCTTCGGTGTCGACGCGGCACCCCGTCCGTCGGGTGCGCTGATCGACGGCACCGACCAGTTCGAGGTGCTCCGGCTGCCGAAGACCCGGCGTTCGCCGCTGCCACCGGCGGAGTAGTCCGGGGAACGAGCAGTACAGCTAGTCCGGGTCGTCCCGGGTCGGTGCGGTTACCGGCCCGGGACGACCCGTCTGTGGGGTCGCGGCCTGCGGGTAGGGTGCCGATCCGTGTCGTCGTCCCCGCTGCAACTCGTCGTCCGCAACCGCGACTTCCGGAACCTGTTCGCCGCCCAACTGGTGGTCTTCGGCGCCGACTGGTTCGTGATGGTGCCGCTGCTGGTGCTGCTGCCACAGTTGACCGGCAGCGGGGTGTGGGGCGCGCTGGTGCTGGCCGTCGACACCGGACTCACCGCGCTGATCCTGCCGTACAGCGGCATGATCGCGGACCGGATCGACCGCAAGAAGATCATGATGGTGTCGAACCTGTGCGGCCTGGTCGCACTCCTGCTGCTGCTCTGGGTACGCAGTGCCGACACCGCCTGGTTGGCGCTGGTGTCGATCGGGGCGGTCGCGGTGGCGAAGGCGTTCTACTCACCCGCCTCCCAGGCGGCGCTGCCGAACGTACTGGATCCGGAGGACCTGGCCACCGGGAACGCGGTCGCCGGGGCGGCCTGGGGCACCATGGGCGTGGTCGGTGCCTCGCTCGGCGGGGTGCTGAGCGAGGTCGTCGGCCCGTACGCCTGTTTCTGGATCGCGGCGGTGGCACTGGCCGTCGCGGCCGGCCTGGCCTGGTTGATCCGCCGCCCGTTGCAGGCACCCCGCGACCACGCGGTGCCGGTGCAGCGGGGTTGGGCGGCGCTGGGCGAGGCGTTGCGTTACATCTGGGCCCGGCCACGGCTGCGCGCCCTGGTCACGGTCAAGTCGGCGGTCGGCCTCGGCAACGGGGTGCTGACCGTGTTCCCGCTGCTCGCCGGCGTGTACGGCGTCGGCGCGATCGGTGCGGGCCTGCTGTTCGCCAGCCGGGGAGCGGGTGCGTTGGCCGGTCCGGTGCTGATGCGCCGGGTGCTCACCCGGCGGTCCTGGCTGCTGCCCGGCCTGGCGCTGTCGATGTCCGGCTACGGGTTGGCCTACCTCGGGGTGTCGGTGGTCAACTGGTTCCCGCTGGTCCTGGCGCTGGTCTTCGTGGCGCACTTCGCCGGCGGCAGCAACTGGGTGCTGTCCAACTTCGCGTTGCAGGGTGAGGTGCCCGACCGGCTCCGGGGGCGGGTGTTCGCCACCGACCTGATGCTGGCCACCTTCGCGATCTCGGTCAGTCAGCTCGTGGTCGCCGCGGTGGTGGACCACGTCGACGAGCGGGTGGTGCTCGCCGGCTGGGGGCTGGTCACCCTGGTCTACGCGATCGGTTGGCGGATCGCCACCCGCAAGCTCTCCCTGACCGAGTCGGAGCCCGCCCCGGACGTCGAGCCGTCCCGGTAGGGAACGGGGTTGTCCGACGGGCGGTGGCTCGCTATCGTAGTGATATCACTTTGCTACTAAGGAGATGTCATGGAGCGAGTGGTCTTCCGGATGTCCGGCTTCCTCATGATCGCGGTCCTCGTGGTGCTCGCCGCCGCCGCGGCCGGTGTCCTCGTCGCGGTCGGTAACGACGGGGCGATCGTGGCCACCGCCGTCACCTACGCCGTACTGGCCGCCATCGCGGGCACCGGTTTCACCATCGTCAACCCCAACAACGCGCAGGTGGTGCAGTTCTTCGGCCGCTACGTCGGAACCATCCGCGACGCCGGGTTCCACTGGACCATGCCACTGACCGCCCGTACCCAGGTGACGCTGCGG of the Micromonospora sp. NBC_01796 genome contains:
- a CDS encoding efflux RND transporter permease subunit → MSLFARLSLANRGLVALIAVVITGFGVYAVPSLKQQLLPSLEFPAAFIVASYPGASPEIVEAQVTEPIENSLQGVAGLSKVTSTSREGATTVQVEYEFGSDLDDMVNKMETALNRISTQLPEGVDPLVFAGSTDDLPAVVLAASGSGDKQALTDKLRATVVPELEGIDGVRTVEVTGAPDQQVVITPDPVKLAGLGIAPTAIGTALKANGVAIPAGTLVDGGQARTVQIGTRIGTIEDLRGIFVSPTAPGAPAVKLSDIATVEQQVAPATGFTRTNGQESLGIQVTASPDGNAVGISHEIRDKLADLGEASGADLTVVFDQAPYVEKSIESLTTEGLLGLVMAVLVILVFLLSVRSTLVTAVSIPLSVVVALIALWIGDYSLNLLTLGALTIAVGRVVDDSIVVLENIKRHLGYGEDKRGAIITGVREVSGAVTASTLTTVAVFAPIALVGGFVGQIFAPFAITVTVALLASLVVSLTVIPVLAYWFLKPAAGGEGEAAVRAAAEEKELRSPLQRAYLPVIGFATKRRWSTVAIGLVVLFATFGLSTQLKTNFLDDSGQDTVSISQKMPVGTSLATTDAAAKQVEGILAKTDGVETYQVTAGGGDSPFGGGGGAANASFSVALHEGTEAGPLKDKLRAEFDKLSNAGEITFGGGSQSTNQLAVIVQAADNDVLARATEQVRQAMVDTPEVEDVESSLADSAPRIDVTVDRAKAAQFGLSEAAVGQFVGQAFRGSPLGQVSLGNDQQDVVLRSGSAPATVDELKALPIGPVKLGDLATVNEVAGPVSVTRIDGERSVTVTGTATGANLGATSTELQKKLDALDVPGATFTIGGVTAEQADAFADLGLAVLAAIAIVFVIMVATFRSLIQPLILLVSIPFAATGAIGLLLVTGTPLGVPALIGVLMLVGIVVTNAIVLLDLINQYREQGLGVQEAVVEGARRRLRPILMTAIATIFALLPMALGLTGEGGFISQPLAVVVIGGLLSSTLLTLVLVPTLYTMVEGRRERRRERRNLAKGDGGIPSGPEPALVGAGAPVTGTAGGTTDGGGFGVDAAPRPSGALIDGTDQFEVLRLPKTRRSPLPPAE
- a CDS encoding MFS transporter, whose product is MSSSPLQLVVRNRDFRNLFAAQLVVFGADWFVMVPLLVLLPQLTGSGVWGALVLAVDTGLTALILPYSGMIADRIDRKKIMMVSNLCGLVALLLLLWVRSADTAWLALVSIGAVAVAKAFYSPASQAALPNVLDPEDLATGNAVAGAAWGTMGVVGASLGGVLSEVVGPYACFWIAAVALAVAAGLAWLIRRPLQAPRDHAVPVQRGWAALGEALRYIWARPRLRALVTVKSAVGLGNGVLTVFPLLAGVYGVGAIGAGLLFASRGAGALAGPVLMRRVLTRRSWLLPGLALSMSGYGLAYLGVSVVNWFPLVLALVFVAHFAGGSNWVLSNFALQGEVPDRLRGRVFATDLMLATFAISVSQLVVAAVVDHVDERVVLAGWGLVTLVYAIGWRIATRKLSLTESEPAPDVEPSR